From one Pontibacillus sp. HMF3514 genomic stretch:
- the groES gene encoding co-chaperone GroES has translation MLKPLGDRIVIEVVQQEEKTASGIVLPDSAKEKPQEGKVVAVGSGRVTENGEKVALELSEGDRIIFSKFAGTEVKYEGTEYLILRENDVLAVIG, from the coding sequence TTGTTAAAGCCACTAGGTGATCGTATTGTAATTGAGGTAGTTCAACAGGAAGAAAAAACAGCAAGCGGTATCGTTCTTCCGGATTCTGCTAAAGAAAAGCCTCAAGAAGGAAAAGTTGTTGCTGTAGGTTCTGGACGTGTAACAGAAAACGGAGAAAAGGTTGCACTTGAACTTTCTGAAGGCGACCGCATCATCTTCTCGAAATTCGCAGGTACCGAAGTAAAATACGAAGGTACAGAGTACTTAATTTTACGTGAAAACGATGTACTAGCTGTAATTGGTTAG